Proteins from a single region of Nocardiopsis dassonvillei subsp. dassonvillei DSM 43111:
- a CDS encoding class I SAM-dependent methyltransferase yields MYRLGLTPWERYGAAGGAAQLGALLDRETRERSTGPGRALDIGCGRGQFTPELARRGWEAVGVDIVPEAVEAARRKGPAEVAYVVGDVTGLESSGLGAFDLFLDIGCFQGLDTDQRAAEGRGVTALAAPGATLLMLAFGPSRYRRLVEGVAQAQIEAAFPGWELLTAEDARTSGLGWPMNRTSPRWYRFRRTTG; encoded by the coding sequence ATGTACCGCCTCGGCCTCACCCCCTGGGAGCGCTACGGCGCCGCGGGCGGGGCGGCGCAGCTCGGCGCCCTGCTCGACCGCGAGACGCGGGAGCGTTCGACCGGCCCCGGCCGGGCGCTGGACATCGGCTGCGGACGCGGTCAGTTCACCCCCGAACTGGCCCGGCGCGGCTGGGAGGCGGTGGGCGTCGACATCGTGCCGGAGGCCGTCGAGGCCGCCCGCCGCAAGGGCCCGGCAGAGGTCGCCTACGTCGTCGGCGACGTGACCGGCCTCGAATCCTCCGGCCTGGGCGCCTTCGACCTCTTCCTCGACATCGGCTGCTTCCAGGGCCTGGATACCGACCAGCGGGCCGCGGAGGGGCGGGGAGTGACGGCCCTGGCCGCTCCGGGGGCCACCCTGCTGATGCTCGCCTTCGGCCCGTCCCGGTACCGGCGGCTCGTCGAGGGCGTCGCACAGGCGCAGATCGAGGCCGCGTTCCCGGGGTGGGAGCTCCTCACGGCCGAGGACGCGCGGACCAGCGGCCTGGGGTGGCCGATGAACCGGACCTCACCGCGGTGGTACCGCTTCCGCCGCACGACCGGCTGA
- a CDS encoding MMPL family transporter translates to MDKDNGRPPAGRSRWWIGAALLVALVWLAGAGPLGMFLGRLGEVQTNDPGAFLPVGAESTEVSEIAEEFDREEAVPAVVVYSREDAGDGGGGALGEGELADVAAVAERVGEEPWVSGAVVGPFPGTEDPSVAQFVVPLDPAADTGDAVEDLRAVLADDPVSGLQVQVTGPAGFAADLAAAFGGIDSTLLIVAITAVLIILVAVYRSPLLPVLVILACLLALGLSGALVYLAADTGLVSLNGQSQGILFILVVGACTDYALLLVARYREELAVRDRVPEAVMAAVRGVTGPVLASGGTVILGLLCLLAADLASTRSLGPVVAIGVVAALLSAMTFLPAVLALCGRAAFWPVAPHSGGRTDGTLDEVVASHRFWGRLATTVSRRPRLYWIVTTAVLAAAAVFAPQFDAGGTGQAEVFRTEVEAVEAQEALDRGFGSDASAAPALVVADADHLDEVVRAAERLPVVDAAAPVTEPGPPGADLPPLVEDGRVLVEVVLTVGPESAEAVDAVRDLRAELDSVQGADALVGGVSATDLDTLDTAQRDFAVVVPLVLVVVFLVLIPLLRSLVAPLLLMAVNVLSFAAALGVGTLLFDHVLGLPGADPVVPLFAFVFLVALGIDYSIFLMSRAREETLLHGHREGVLRALTVTGGVITSAGVVLAVTFAALAVIPLLFLLQLAFLVAFGVLVDALLVRTVLVPALSLDVGPRVWWPGRAGRAPGRAQEHEPADRA, encoded by the coding sequence GTGGACAAGGACAACGGCAGACCACCTGCCGGGCGGTCGCGCTGGTGGATCGGAGCGGCCCTGCTGGTCGCCCTGGTGTGGTTGGCGGGCGCCGGGCCCCTGGGCATGTTCCTGGGCAGGCTCGGCGAGGTGCAGACCAACGACCCGGGCGCGTTCCTGCCGGTGGGCGCCGAGTCCACCGAGGTCAGTGAGATCGCCGAGGAGTTCGACCGCGAGGAGGCGGTCCCGGCCGTCGTCGTGTACTCGCGCGAGGACGCCGGGGACGGCGGGGGCGGGGCGCTCGGAGAGGGCGAACTCGCCGACGTCGCCGCGGTCGCCGAGCGCGTGGGTGAGGAGCCCTGGGTCTCCGGAGCCGTCGTCGGCCCCTTCCCCGGGACCGAGGACCCCTCCGTCGCCCAGTTCGTGGTGCCGCTCGACCCGGCCGCCGACACCGGCGACGCGGTCGAGGACCTGCGCGCGGTGCTGGCCGACGACCCCGTGTCGGGACTCCAGGTGCAGGTCACCGGCCCCGCCGGTTTCGCGGCCGACCTCGCCGCGGCCTTCGGCGGCATCGACTCCACGCTGCTGATCGTGGCCATCACCGCCGTGCTGATCATCCTCGTGGCCGTCTACCGCTCACCGCTGCTGCCGGTCCTGGTCATCCTCGCCTGCCTCCTCGCGCTCGGCCTGTCCGGCGCGCTGGTCTACCTGGCCGCCGACACCGGCCTGGTCAGCCTCAACGGGCAGAGCCAGGGCATCCTGTTCATCCTGGTCGTGGGCGCCTGCACCGACTACGCGCTGCTGCTCGTGGCCCGCTACCGCGAGGAACTGGCCGTCCGCGACCGCGTGCCCGAAGCCGTCATGGCCGCCGTGCGCGGCGTGACCGGGCCCGTCCTGGCCTCCGGCGGAACCGTCATCCTCGGCCTGCTCTGCCTGCTCGCCGCCGACCTGGCCTCCACCCGCAGCCTCGGTCCCGTGGTGGCCATCGGCGTCGTCGCGGCCCTGCTCTCGGCGATGACCTTCCTGCCCGCCGTGCTCGCCCTGTGCGGACGCGCCGCCTTCTGGCCCGTGGCGCCGCACAGCGGCGGCCGTACGGACGGAACCCTGGACGAGGTCGTGGCCAGCCACCGGTTCTGGGGCCGCCTGGCGACCACCGTCTCGCGCAGGCCGCGCCTGTACTGGATCGTCACCACCGCCGTCCTGGCCGCCGCGGCCGTGTTCGCGCCCCAGTTCGACGCCGGGGGCACCGGCCAGGCCGAGGTCTTCCGCACCGAGGTGGAGGCGGTCGAGGCCCAGGAGGCGCTCGACCGGGGCTTCGGCTCCGACGCCAGCGCGGCCCCCGCCCTGGTGGTCGCCGACGCCGACCACCTGGACGAGGTGGTCCGGGCCGCCGAACGCCTGCCCGTCGTGGACGCGGCCGCGCCGGTGACCGAGCCCGGTCCGCCCGGCGCCGACCTGCCGCCCCTGGTGGAGGACGGACGGGTGCTGGTCGAGGTGGTCCTCACCGTCGGCCCCGAGTCGGCCGAGGCGGTGGACGCGGTGCGCGACCTGCGCGCCGAACTGGACTCCGTCCAGGGCGCCGACGCCCTGGTCGGCGGGGTGAGCGCCACCGACCTGGACACCCTGGACACCGCCCAGCGCGACTTCGCGGTCGTGGTGCCGCTGGTGCTCGTGGTGGTCTTCCTCGTGCTCATCCCGCTGCTGCGCTCCCTGGTGGCGCCGCTGCTGCTGATGGCCGTGAACGTCCTGTCCTTCGCCGCGGCGCTGGGCGTGGGAACGCTGCTGTTCGACCACGTGCTCGGCCTGCCCGGCGCGGACCCGGTGGTGCCGCTGTTCGCGTTCGTGTTCCTGGTGGCGCTGGGGATCGACTACAGCATCTTCCTCATGTCCCGGGCGCGTGAGGAGACGCTGCTGCACGGGCACCGCGAGGGCGTGCTGCGCGCGCTCACCGTCACCGGCGGGGTGATCACCTCCGCCGGGGTGGTGCTGGCCGTGACCTTCGCGGCGCTGGCGGTGATCCCGCTGCTGTTCCTGCTCCAGCTGGCGTTCCTGGTGGCCTTCGGTGTACTGGTGGACGCGCTGCTCGTGCGGACCGTGCTGGTGCCCGCGCTGTCCCTGGACGTCGGGCCCCGTGTGTGGTGGCCCGGCCGCGCGGGCCGTGCCCCCGGGCGCGCGCAGGAGCACGAACCCGCCGATCGCGCCTAG
- a CDS encoding MerR family transcriptional regulator, with translation MADALTPGATARLLGVSPSTLRSWDRRYGVGPRERSPGGHRRYSPADVARLRELCRLVGEGLSPASAAECVLVPARGGPAPDPAPPRVPRPRGAGVPRVGGGAEEEEPGTGQEGPRDFRKGSGASGEDAGSAQPGAKAPGRGARPRWRPGGDTLPLVPAGPTLQGIARAAMRMDAELVERLLEEALDEYGVVAAWEDLAMPLLYGMGRKWEDTRRYVEVEHLLSWCVSSALRRVAAPGDADPAGRPTVLACGPGQMHSLPMEALAAALRERGVPRRVLGPCTPVVATVRAVRRTGPRAVVLWSHAGDADDVAALRAAVRAAAGSAQATAVYTAGPGWRSLGAAPGLAAGHLGSLTDAVRALAPG, from the coding sequence ATGGCCGACGCACTGACCCCGGGGGCGACCGCGCGTCTGCTCGGGGTCTCGCCCTCCACGCTGCGCAGCTGGGACCGGCGCTACGGCGTGGGGCCGCGCGAGCGCAGTCCGGGCGGGCACCGCCGCTACTCGCCCGCCGACGTGGCGCGTCTGCGCGAGCTGTGCCGCCTGGTCGGTGAGGGCCTGTCGCCCGCCTCGGCGGCGGAGTGCGTGCTGGTCCCGGCTCGCGGGGGTCCGGCGCCCGATCCAGCCCCGCCGCGCGTTCCCCGGCCGCGGGGCGCGGGGGTGCCACGGGTGGGCGGAGGCGCCGAGGAGGAGGAACCGGGGACCGGGCAGGAGGGTCCGCGGGACTTCCGGAAGGGCTCGGGAGCCAGCGGGGAGGACGCGGGCAGCGCCCAACCGGGCGCGAAAGCTCCCGGGAGGGGTGCGCGGCCCCGCTGGCGCCCCGGCGGGGACACCCTGCCGCTGGTTCCGGCCGGGCCCACCCTCCAGGGGATCGCCCGCGCCGCCATGCGCATGGACGCCGAACTCGTGGAGCGCCTGCTGGAGGAGGCCCTGGACGAGTACGGCGTGGTGGCGGCCTGGGAGGACCTGGCGATGCCGCTGCTGTACGGGATGGGCCGCAAGTGGGAGGACACCCGGCGCTACGTGGAGGTGGAGCACCTTCTGTCGTGGTGCGTGTCCTCGGCGCTGCGCCGCGTGGCCGCCCCCGGGGACGCGGACCCGGCGGGCCGCCCCACGGTCCTGGCCTGCGGCCCCGGCCAGATGCACAGTCTCCCGATGGAGGCGCTGGCCGCCGCGCTGCGCGAACGGGGCGTGCCGCGCCGGGTGCTGGGGCCGTGCACGCCCGTGGTGGCGACGGTGCGGGCGGTGCGCCGCACGGGTCCGCGCGCGGTGGTCCTGTGGTCCCACGCCGGAGACGCCGACGACGTCGCGGCGCTGCGGGCGGCGGTGCGCGCGGCGGCGGGGTCGGCGCAGGCCACGGCCGTGTACACGGCCGGGCCGGGCTGGCGGTCGCTGGGCGCGGCGCCGGGGCTGGCCGCCGGGCACCTGGGCTCGCTCACCGACGCCGTGCGGGCCCTGGCCCCCGGCTGA
- a CDS encoding aminotransferase class IV family protein has protein sequence MELNGRPVSTGELAGLALYGYGHFTTMLVTDLRVRGLDLHMDRLSRDCRTLFGVELDIPRVRELARRSARAHLSPSVVRVTVFDPHMDLGHPSARQLPQILVSTRPAPTDASPPPVRLGTRRFTRDTPQIKSTGLFGAIRQRRAAQLDGYDDALFMGVDGRVSEGPTWNIGFLDGGGLVWPQAPCLPGVTTALVSRAAENLGIPVTTRPIASAASTRTAGAFITNATTGVRQVAAIDGVHLPQAALVRKFAAAYAELPGDPL, from the coding sequence ATGGAACTGAACGGACGCCCCGTCAGCACCGGGGAACTCGCGGGCCTGGCCCTGTACGGCTACGGCCACTTCACCACCATGCTCGTCACCGACCTGCGTGTCCGCGGCCTCGACCTGCACATGGACCGCCTGAGCCGCGACTGCCGCACCCTCTTCGGCGTCGAGCTCGACATCCCCCGGGTCCGCGAACTCGCGCGGCGCTCCGCGCGCGCCCACCTCTCCCCATCGGTGGTCCGCGTGACCGTCTTCGACCCCCACATGGACCTGGGCCACCCCTCCGCACGCCAGCTCCCGCAGATCCTCGTCAGCACCCGTCCCGCGCCGACGGACGCCTCCCCTCCCCCGGTCCGCCTGGGCACGCGCCGCTTCACCCGCGACACCCCGCAGATCAAGAGCACCGGCCTGTTCGGAGCGATCCGCCAGCGCCGCGCCGCCCAGTTGGACGGCTACGACGACGCGCTGTTCATGGGCGTGGACGGCCGCGTCTCGGAGGGCCCCACCTGGAACATCGGCTTCCTGGACGGCGGGGGCCTGGTCTGGCCGCAGGCCCCGTGCCTGCCGGGGGTGACCACGGCGCTGGTCAGCCGGGCCGCCGAGAACCTCGGCATCCCGGTGACCACCCGGCCGATCGCCTCGGCGGCCAGCACCCGCACGGCGGGCGCGTTCATCACCAACGCCACCACGGGCGTGCGGCAGGTGGCCGCCATCGACGGCGTCCACCTGCCGCAGGCCGCGCTGGTGCGCAAGTTCGCCGCCGCCTACGCGGAACTGCCGGGAGACCCCCTGTAG
- a CDS encoding DUF4383 domain-containing protein has protein sequence MDLDTRRPADRRLSVVHRVGAGLTGLVLMGFGIAGLVVRLPLFDTQGEVVAGLSTNGALSFLSVAIGSLLLGASVLGGSFASTVCTVVGVGFVASGLVNLYLMGAGPNILAFSMPNVIFSFVVGIMVMTFGMYGRVSGGLPEDNPYRRRRARRRERRHGVAGATG, from the coding sequence ATGGATCTGGACACCAGGCGTCCGGCCGACCGCCGTCTCAGCGTGGTCCACCGTGTCGGCGCCGGACTCACCGGACTCGTACTCATGGGCTTCGGCATCGCGGGGCTGGTGGTCAGGCTCCCGCTCTTCGACACCCAGGGGGAGGTCGTCGCGGGCCTGTCCACCAACGGCGCGCTGAGCTTCCTGTCCGTCGCGATCGGCTCACTGCTGCTGGGCGCCTCCGTCCTGGGCGGCTCGTTCGCCTCCACCGTCTGCACGGTGGTGGGGGTAGGCTTCGTGGCCAGCGGACTCGTGAACCTCTACCTGATGGGCGCGGGGCCCAACATCCTGGCCTTCTCCATGCCCAACGTCATCTTCAGCTTCGTCGTCGGGATCATGGTGATGACCTTCGGCATGTACGGCCGGGTCAGCGGCGGCCTGCCCGAGGACAACCCGTACCGCCGCAGGCGCGCGCGGCGGCGCGAGCGCCGCCACGGCGTGGCCGGTGCGACCGGATGA
- a CDS encoding SDR family oxidoreductase — protein MRPSVLVTGATGYIGGRLVPELLAAGYRVRCLARTPDKLRDQPWRDRVEVVRGDVVSGEGLAEAFAGTDTAYYLVHSMAGGRDFAGTDARAARNVARAAREAGTTRLVYLGGLAPHGGGLSAHMASREEVGRILLESGVPTAVLRAAVILGSGSASFEMLRHLTERLPVMTTPRWVRSRVQPIAVRDVLRLLVGCAELPEGTNRTFDIGGPEVLSYAQMIQRFAGAAGIARRLIVPVPVLSPGLSSLWVGLVTPVPPAIARPLVESLRHDAVVGEDDLSELLDDHERIGFDRAVELALRRVDESRVDTRWSSAAWPSAPSDPLPSDPAWAGGSLYTDVRARYVDAGTEAVWRVVEGIGGEHGWYSWPLAWAARGWIDLAVGGVGLRRGRRDPERLRVGDSLDFWRVEEVVPGQLLRLRAEMRLPGPAWLELGVARVRGRTVYRQRALFHPRGLLGHLYWKAVTPFHGFVFGAMASNIVAAAERAASERTAPREAHARR, from the coding sequence ATGAGGCCGTCCGTCCTGGTCACCGGGGCCACCGGCTACATCGGCGGACGTCTGGTGCCCGAGCTGCTCGCGGCCGGGTACCGCGTCCGCTGTCTGGCGCGCACCCCGGACAAGCTGCGCGACCAGCCCTGGCGCGACCGCGTGGAGGTGGTCCGGGGCGACGTGGTGAGCGGCGAGGGTCTGGCCGAGGCGTTCGCGGGTACCGACACCGCCTACTACCTGGTCCACTCGATGGCGGGCGGGCGCGACTTCGCGGGCACCGACGCCCGGGCCGCCCGCAACGTCGCCCGCGCGGCGCGGGAGGCGGGCACGACCCGCCTGGTCTACCTGGGCGGCCTCGCGCCGCACGGGGGCGGCCTGTCGGCGCACATGGCCTCGCGCGAGGAGGTCGGCCGGATCCTGCTGGAGTCCGGCGTGCCCACCGCCGTGCTGCGCGCCGCGGTGATCCTCGGCTCCGGCTCGGCCTCCTTCGAGATGCTGCGCCACCTCACCGAGCGCCTGCCGGTGATGACCACGCCCCGGTGGGTGCGCAGCCGCGTCCAGCCGATCGCGGTGCGCGACGTGCTGCGGCTGCTGGTGGGGTGCGCCGAACTCCCGGAGGGGACCAACCGGACCTTCGACATCGGCGGCCCGGAGGTGCTCTCCTACGCCCAGATGATCCAGCGCTTCGCCGGGGCGGCGGGGATCGCCCGGAGGCTGATCGTCCCCGTCCCCGTGCTCTCGCCGGGCCTGTCCAGCCTGTGGGTCGGCCTGGTCACGCCGGTACCGCCCGCGATCGCCCGGCCGCTGGTGGAGTCGCTGCGCCACGACGCGGTGGTCGGCGAGGACGACCTGTCCGAACTGCTGGACGACCACGAGCGGATCGGCTTCGACCGGGCCGTGGAGCTGGCCCTGCGCCGCGTCGACGAGTCGCGCGTGGACACCCGCTGGTCCTCGGCCGCCTGGCCGAGCGCCCCGTCCGACCCCCTGCCGAGCGACCCCGCCTGGGCGGGCGGCAGCCTCTACACCGACGTGCGCGCGCGGTACGTCGACGCCGGAACGGAGGCGGTGTGGAGGGTCGTCGAGGGGATCGGCGGCGAACACGGCTGGTACTCCTGGCCCCTGGCCTGGGCCGCGCGCGGCTGGATCGACCTGGCCGTGGGCGGGGTGGGCCTGCGCAGGGGGCGGCGCGACCCGGAGCGGCTGCGGGTGGGCGACTCCCTGGACTTCTGGCGGGTGGAGGAGGTCGTCCCCGGCCAGCTGCTGCGGCTGCGGGCGGAGATGCGCCTGCCCGGACCGGCCTGGCTCGAACTGGGCGTGGCGCGCGTGCGCGGACGCACGGTCTACCGCCAGCGCGCGCTCTTCCACCCGCGCGGTCTGCTGGGGCACCTGTACTGGAAGGCCGTCACCCCCTTCCACGGGTTCGTGTTCGGTGCCATGGCCAGCAACATCGTCGCGGCCGCGGAACGGGCGGCTTCGGAACGGACAGCACCGCGGGAGGCGCACGCGCGCCGCTGA